Proteins from a single region of Chryseobacterium sp. W4I1:
- a CDS encoding S8 family serine peptidase — MKKSALYVLALFFVLNSCTRDEFQNENSKIENVQSDPLTGKQINAEINSTIKNTGSFNWKNASDHLLWSAIFRGNRMVSVGFGSSQDDFDRSLSTDSKSMQAAVLDLIKEHEGIEQDRFLISSDQYLNQIDIIVEKEETITALRKMKTIRYVEPGDYHYFEIENRSNPNSKSSGSSSGCGFETTALNAADYTTTTPNARIPWAFSKHNIPNAWNYSTGAGVTIGLIDTGVSPEQTLLGSSFNSGASSGRTISKFGSYVNGSATDGPADQCGHGTKMASVMTAPKNNAGLPVGVAYNANLITYRAASNVVLETSSEQNGVKTAFTDLANNTSVKIISMSMGHIFSVGKIEDGVKYAYSKGKLIFCAGGTSTSFTNFVGVIFPASMSETQAVTGVKEGTSNQKCDVCHSGSQIDFTFQMERANGNTVPVLSYYNNQADYVGGSSVATAATAGIAALVWSKNPSWTRDQVLNKMRQSATYYPTVNSSYGYGNINVLQALQ; from the coding sequence ATGAAAAAAAGTGCACTTTACGTATTAGCGCTCTTTTTTGTTTTGAATTCATGTACCAGAGATGAATTTCAAAATGAAAATTCCAAAATTGAAAATGTTCAGAGCGATCCTTTGACCGGTAAACAGATCAACGCAGAAATTAACAGCACCATCAAAAACACCGGATCCTTCAACTGGAAAAATGCTTCCGATCATCTGCTCTGGAGTGCAATATTCAGAGGAAACCGAATGGTATCCGTTGGCTTCGGATCTTCACAAGATGATTTTGACAGAAGTCTTTCAACTGACAGCAAATCAATGCAAGCTGCCGTTTTAGATCTGATTAAAGAACATGAAGGAATTGAGCAAGACCGATTTCTGATCTCTTCAGACCAATATTTAAACCAGATCGACATTATTGTAGAAAAAGAAGAAACCATTACTGCGCTGAGAAAGATGAAAACCATCCGGTATGTAGAACCTGGAGATTATCATTATTTTGAAATAGAAAACAGGTCTAACCCAAATTCAAAATCCAGCGGTTCCTCATCAGGCTGTGGGTTTGAAACAACTGCTTTAAATGCAGCAGACTATACCACCACAACGCCTAATGCCAGAATACCATGGGCTTTTTCAAAACATAACATTCCCAATGCATGGAACTACAGCACAGGAGCTGGAGTGACCATCGGACTTATTGATACAGGAGTTTCGCCGGAACAAACCCTGTTGGGGAGCAGTTTTAATTCCGGAGCATCTTCCGGAAGAACGATCAGCAAATTTGGTTCTTATGTCAACGGATCTGCTACAGACGGTCCGGCCGACCAGTGCGGACATGGGACAAAAATGGCTTCCGTAATGACAGCTCCGAAAAATAATGCGGGGCTTCCAGTAGGTGTTGCCTACAATGCTAATCTTATCACTTACCGTGCGGCTTCCAATGTTGTATTGGAAACTTCCAGCGAACAGAACGGAGTAAAAACAGCATTTACAGATCTTGCTAATAATACCAGTGTAAAGATCATTTCAATGTCGATGGGGCATATTTTCTCTGTCGGTAAAATTGAAGATGGGGTAAAATATGCGTATTCTAAAGGAAAATTAATTTTCTGTGCAGGAGGAACTTCTACAAGCTTTACTAATTTCGTAGGCGTGATTTTCCCTGCGAGTATGTCTGAAACACAGGCTGTAACGGGTGTAAAAGAAGGAACCTCTAATCAGAAATGTGATGTCTGCCATTCCGGAAGTCAGATTGATTTTACTTTCCAGATGGAAAGAGCAAACGGAAATACAGTTCCGGTTCTAAGCTATTACAACAATCAGGCAGATTATGTAGGTGGTTCATCAGTGGCTACGGCTGCTACGGCGGGTATCGCAGCTCTTGTCTGGTCTAAAAATCCATCCTGGACGAGAGATCAGGTGCTGAATAAAATGAGACAGTCTGCTACCTATTATCCTACTGTAAATTCAAGCTACGGTTATGGAAATATCAATGTCTTGCAGGCATTACAGTAA
- the ygiD gene encoding 4,5-DOPA dioxygenase extradiol — translation MNLNDLQNISNNFGNTQRMPVLFLGHGSPMNAIEENQFVQGFRKAAQEIPKPNAILCISAHWYTQGTFVTAMDMPRTIHDFGGFPKALFDVQYPAPGSPELAKETVELLSPVLVEEDHNWGLDHGAWSVIRHMYPEADIPVIQMSIDYTKPPQYHFDLAKRLNRLREKGILIIGSGNIVHNLRLIDWKNIDTVGAGWDWAIEAREKTNNWLVDGNFQNIIDYQKQGIFLQYAVPTPDHYLPLIYTLGLKDQADSLSLFNDELIGGSLSMTSVRIG, via the coding sequence ATGAACCTCAACGATCTGCAAAACATCAGCAACAATTTTGGAAATACCCAAAGAATGCCCGTTTTATTTCTCGGGCACGGCTCACCGATGAATGCTATTGAAGAAAACCAGTTTGTACAGGGATTCAGAAAAGCAGCGCAGGAAATTCCGAAACCCAATGCTATTCTGTGTATTTCCGCACACTGGTATACGCAGGGAACTTTTGTCACTGCGATGGATATGCCGAGAACGATCCATGATTTTGGCGGTTTTCCAAAAGCTTTGTTTGATGTACAGTATCCTGCTCCGGGAAGTCCGGAACTTGCGAAAGAAACAGTTGAGCTTCTATCTCCTGTTCTGGTGGAAGAAGACCACAACTGGGGACTTGACCACGGTGCATGGTCAGTGATCAGACATATGTATCCTGAAGCTGATATTCCTGTGATCCAGATGAGCATTGATTATACAAAACCTCCACAATATCATTTTGATCTTGCCAAAAGACTAAATAGGCTCCGTGAAAAAGGTATTCTGATTATCGGAAGCGGGAATATTGTTCATAATCTTCGTCTCATCGACTGGAAAAATATAGATACAGTGGGTGCTGGCTGGGACTGGGCTATAGAAGCAAGAGAAAAGACAAATAACTGGCTGGTAGACGGAAATTTTCAAAATATCATAGATTATCAGAAACAGGGAATATTCCTCCAATATGCAGTTCCTACACCAGACCATTATTTACCGTTAATTTATACATTAGGCTTAAAAGATCAGGCGGACAGCCTTTCTTTATTCAATGATGAACTTATTGGCGGATCTTTAAGCATGACAAGTGTGAGGATAGGATAA
- a CDS encoding YceI family protein, with the protein MATKWNLDPTHSEITFKVKHMMISNIKGNFTTFNAEIESEDDTFANAKTTATIQTDSVFTNNTDRDNHLKSGEFFNAEEHPSITFESQALNDKVTGNLTINGITKPVTLDVDFGGINIDPWGNTKAGFSFEGKINRKDFGLNWNAALEAGGVMVSDEVKIAGELQFVKQA; encoded by the coding sequence ATGGCAACAAAATGGAACCTAGACCCAACGCATAGTGAAATTACTTTCAAAGTAAAACACATGATGATCTCTAACATTAAAGGTAACTTCACAACATTCAATGCTGAAATTGAATCTGAAGACGATACTTTTGCGAATGCTAAAACAACCGCTACAATCCAGACGGATTCTGTATTCACCAATAACACAGACAGAGACAATCACTTAAAGTCCGGTGAATTCTTCAATGCTGAAGAGCATCCTTCTATTACCTTTGAATCTCAGGCTTTAAATGATAAAGTAACAGGAAACCTTACAATCAATGGTATTACCAAACCTGTCACTTTGGATGTAGACTTTGGTGGGATCAATATTGATCCTTGGGGAAATACAAAAGCAGGGTTTTCTTTTGAAGGAAAAATCAACAGAAAAGATTTCGGATTGAACTGGAACGCAGCTCTTGAAGCAGGAGGTGTAATGGTAAGCGATGAAGTAAAAATTGCAGGAGAATTACAGTTTGTAAAACAAGCATAA
- a CDS encoding S9 family peptidase, with amino-acid sequence MKLHRFSLLMMVLGSSAFAQTQKFTMAEAVNGLRTNLAVKNISQFSWANDGKSYIQAVKGGYLITDLKTSKQDTLVSLTQLNKSFSDAKLKAVPQIKFLSGSNGYFNANDKMFWIEKSGTDWKVKTTASVDENASNLKMFGDNQTFAFTVKNNLFVSKNGKTVAVTNDSNENIINGGAAVHRNEFGIDTGIFPAPNSEAVAFYRMDQSMVADYPVIDWSVTPAVNHNIKYPMAGQKSHEVTLGVYNIKNQSTTFLKIEGEKDQYLTAVTWSPDSKYIFVGVLNRGQNHVKMNQYDAVTGNLVKTLFEETSDKYVEPQHPLTFFPNSNTDFIWQSQRTGYNHLFHYSLEKGLIAQITKGDWLVTDILGFNDKKKEIYFTSTKETPLEKHLYKINWTNFKMQRLDDAAGVHTGVLSSDGNYLFDSYSNAGTPRSANIINTNTVKSTNILTSENTLKNYQRPEIKNVELKADDGTPLYGKIILPTDFDASKKYPVIVYLYNGPHLQLVTNTFPASGNLWYEYMAQNGYIIFTMDGRGSANRGMKFEQAVFRNLGTTEMNDQMKGVEYLKSLPYVDAQKMGIHGWSFGGFMTTSFMLRKPDVFKVGVAGGPVIDWSMYEIMYGERYMDTPQENPQGYAAANLLDKVQNLKGKLLMIHGAQDDVVVWQHSIKFIKSAVDNGVQLDYFVYPGHPHNVIGKDRVHLMQKITDYFDEYLKK; translated from the coding sequence ATGAAATTACATAGATTTTCTTTATTGATGATGGTTTTGGGCAGTTCTGCATTCGCACAGACCCAAAAATTTACAATGGCGGAGGCAGTTAACGGACTCAGAACGAATCTTGCTGTAAAAAATATTTCCCAATTTTCATGGGCTAATGATGGTAAGTCTTATATCCAGGCTGTAAAAGGAGGGTATCTGATCACTGATCTTAAAACTAGTAAACAGGATACGCTTGTATCTTTAACTCAATTGAACAAGTCATTTTCTGATGCAAAGCTGAAAGCTGTTCCGCAGATAAAATTTCTCAGCGGTTCAAACGGTTATTTCAATGCGAATGATAAAATGTTCTGGATAGAAAAATCAGGAACCGACTGGAAAGTGAAAACAACAGCTTCAGTAGATGAAAATGCTTCCAATCTGAAAATGTTTGGGGATAACCAGACGTTTGCTTTTACGGTAAAGAATAATTTATTTGTAAGCAAAAATGGAAAAACAGTTGCTGTTACCAACGACTCTAATGAAAATATAATCAACGGTGGAGCAGCAGTTCACAGAAATGAATTCGGAATTGATACAGGAATTTTCCCGGCTCCCAATTCAGAAGCTGTAGCATTTTACAGAATGGATCAGAGTATGGTGGCAGATTATCCGGTGATCGACTGGTCTGTAACTCCAGCTGTAAACCATAATATCAAATATCCGATGGCTGGACAGAAATCTCATGAAGTCACTCTGGGTGTTTATAATATTAAAAATCAGTCAACAACATTCCTGAAAATTGAAGGTGAAAAAGATCAGTATTTAACAGCTGTTACCTGGAGCCCGGATTCAAAATATATTTTTGTAGGCGTTCTGAACCGCGGACAGAATCACGTAAAAATGAATCAGTATGATGCTGTGACAGGAAATTTAGTGAAAACTTTATTTGAAGAAACCAGCGACAAATATGTTGAGCCTCAGCATCCGCTTACCTTCTTTCCGAATTCCAATACAGACTTTATCTGGCAGAGTCAGAGAACAGGATATAATCACCTGTTCCACTACAGCCTTGAAAAAGGGCTGATTGCCCAGATCACAAAAGGAGACTGGCTGGTTACCGATATTTTAGGCTTTAATGATAAGAAAAAGGAAATTTACTTCACTTCTACGAAAGAAACACCTTTGGAAAAACATTTATATAAGATCAACTGGACCAATTTCAAGATGCAGCGTTTAGACGATGCCGCGGGAGTACATACAGGAGTTTTAAGCAGTGATGGAAATTATCTTTTTGACAGCTACAGCAATGCAGGAACTCCAAGATCTGCTAATATCATCAATACCAATACGGTAAAATCTACCAATATCCTTACTTCCGAAAATACATTGAAAAATTATCAGAGGCCTGAAATTAAAAATGTGGAATTAAAAGCAGATGATGGAACTCCACTTTATGGAAAAATCATTCTTCCGACAGATTTTGATGCCAGCAAAAAATATCCGGTAATCGTTTACCTTTATAACGGACCGCATCTTCAGCTGGTGACCAATACATTCCCGGCATCAGGAAACCTTTGGTACGAATATATGGCTCAAAACGGATACATTATTTTCACAATGGACGGACGAGGTTCTGCCAACCGTGGAATGAAGTTTGAGCAGGCTGTTTTCAGAAACCTGGGAACAACCGAAATGAACGATCAGATGAAAGGGGTAGAGTATTTAAAATCTCTTCCTTATGTAGATGCTCAGAAAATGGGGATTCACGGCTGGAGCTTCGGCGGATTTATGACAACAAGCTTTATGCTTCGTAAGCCTGATGTATTCAAAGTGGGTGTTGCAGGAGGTCCGGTGATCGACTGGAGCATGTATGAGATCATGTATGGCGAAAGATATATGGATACGCCTCAGGAAAATCCTCAGGGATATGCTGCAGCCAATCTTTTGGATAAAGTTCAGAATTTAAAAGGAAAACTGCTGATGATCCATGGTGCTCAGGATGACGTCGTGGTATGGCAGCACTCTATTAAATTTATCAAGTCTGCCGTAGACAATGGAGTTCAGCTGGATTATTTTGTTTATCCCGGACATCCGCACAATGTGATTGGGAAAGACAGAGTTCACCTGATGCAGAAAATAACGGACTACTTTGATGAGTATCTGAAGAAATAA
- a CDS encoding LLM class flavin-dependent oxidoreductase, with protein MELGIGMFGDLGFDQATGKYKDARVKIREILDQVKLMDEVGIDVFAMGEHHRPDYAVSSPEMVLAAAASITKNIKLASGVTVLSSSEPVKVYEDFSTLDLISDGRAEIFVGRGSFIESFPLYGYSLNDYEELFDEKLELLLKINSEENVTWSGKLRAPMQNQTVYPRAKNDGKLSIWRAVGGTPQSVLSAAKLGMPLVVAIIGGMPVQFKNLVEFYKQEYQKAGHDVSKMQIAIHSHTFVSDDQAVVDGYFNNYKSQMDRIGASRGWAPYTKMQYDGGRAKEGALFIGNPAEVADKIAYMKEIFGITRFIGHMDVGDPAHDVMMKSIELFGDKVKPAIQDL; from the coding sequence ATGGAATTAGGAATAGGAATGTTTGGTGATCTGGGCTTTGATCAGGCTACCGGAAAATATAAAGATGCGAGAGTAAAGATCCGTGAAATATTGGATCAGGTAAAATTAATGGATGAGGTAGGAATTGATGTTTTTGCAATGGGAGAACACCACCGTCCGGATTATGCAGTTTCGTCACCGGAAATGGTATTGGCGGCGGCTGCAAGTATCACTAAAAATATAAAACTGGCAAGCGGTGTTACGGTTTTAAGCTCTTCAGAGCCCGTAAAAGTATACGAGGACTTTTCAACTTTAGATCTGATATCAGATGGAAGAGCTGAAATATTCGTAGGAAGGGGAAGCTTTATTGAATCATTTCCACTTTACGGATATTCGTTGAATGATTATGAAGAATTATTTGATGAAAAACTGGAATTGCTGCTGAAAATCAATTCAGAAGAAAATGTCACCTGGTCCGGAAAGCTCCGGGCACCGATGCAGAATCAGACAGTCTATCCGAGAGCAAAAAATGATGGTAAACTGTCAATCTGGAGAGCAGTGGGAGGAACTCCACAATCCGTGTTAAGTGCTGCTAAATTAGGAATGCCTTTAGTAGTAGCGATTATAGGAGGAATGCCTGTACAGTTTAAAAATTTAGTAGAATTTTACAAACAGGAATATCAAAAGGCTGGGCATGATGTATCAAAAATGCAGATCGCTATTCACTCTCACACTTTTGTAAGCGATGATCAGGCAGTCGTAGACGGATATTTTAATAACTACAAATCCCAGATGGACAGGATTGGAGCGTCCAGAGGTTGGGCTCCTTACACCAAAATGCAGTATGATGGAGGAAGAGCTAAAGAAGGAGCATTATTCATCGGGAATCCCGCAGAAGTAGCGGATAAAATTGCTTACATGAAAGAAATCTTTGGAATCACAAGGTTTATAGGACATATGGATGTTGGAGATCCGGCTCATGATGTGATGATGAAATCTATTGAATTATTTGGTGACAAAGTGAAACCTGCAATTCAGGATCTATAA
- a CDS encoding VF530 family protein, which translates to MEEKSKDPLHGKRLDAILEELVEYYEGFEKLGEQINIKCFTDNPSIKSSLKFLRKTDWARTKVESLYLYVLRQKKKNEIKNRK; encoded by the coding sequence ATGGAAGAAAAATCAAAAGATCCTTTACACGGAAAAAGGCTCGATGCCATTCTTGAAGAACTTGTAGAATACTATGAAGGCTTTGAGAAACTTGGCGAGCAGATTAATATAAAATGTTTTACAGACAATCCAAGCATCAAATCCTCTTTGAAATTTTTGCGAAAAACAGATTGGGCCAGAACCAAGGTGGAAAGCCTGTATCTTTATGTATTAAGACAGAAAAAAAAGAACGAAATAAAGAATAGAAAGTAA
- a CDS encoding peptidylprolyl isomerase, with the protein MTIENNHVVAVKYILHTIEEDGTKILVEETTEENPLTFLFGLGRMIPKFEQNIAGLKAGDKAAFVIQPEEAYGEKDPNSITQLPIDMFQESGIPPVGAILPLSDGQGNNFQAFVIEVTPEAVIADLNHPMAGKVLDFQVEILNTRPATEEELAHGHAHGVDGTDAH; encoded by the coding sequence ATGACAATCGAAAACAATCACGTTGTAGCTGTAAAGTATATACTTCATACAATCGAAGAGGATGGAACTAAGATTCTTGTAGAAGAAACAACAGAGGAAAATCCACTTACATTTTTATTTGGCTTGGGAAGAATGATTCCTAAGTTTGAACAAAATATTGCAGGTTTAAAAGCTGGTGATAAAGCTGCTTTTGTAATTCAGCCGGAAGAAGCTTACGGAGAAAAAGATCCGAATTCAATTACGCAATTGCCGATCGATATGTTTCAGGAATCAGGAATTCCGCCGGTAGGAGCTATTTTGCCTTTATCTGATGGTCAGGGAAATAATTTCCAGGCATTTGTAATTGAGGTAACTCCTGAAGCAGTAATTGCAGACCTTAACCACCCAATGGCTGGGAAAGTTTTAGATTTCCAGGTGGAAATTTTAAATACACGTCCTGCAACAGAAGAAGAATTAGCACATGGTCACGCTCATGGCGTAGATGGCACAGATGCTCACTAA
- a CDS encoding YchJ family protein: MNCPCCSGKSYEDCCKPYHTGEKHAPTAEALMRSRFSAFVIPNGEYLMETTFPSKRKFHNKEDLQEWGEINEWTKLEIVNKPSASKVEFKAFYTDEEGYKQLHHELSKFKMIQNRWFYVSGEFLE, from the coding sequence ATGAACTGTCCCTGCTGTTCAGGAAAATCTTATGAAGACTGCTGTAAACCTTACCACACCGGAGAAAAGCATGCTCCTACTGCAGAAGCGCTGATGCGTTCCCGGTTTTCTGCATTTGTCATTCCCAATGGTGAATATTTGATGGAAACAACGTTTCCTTCAAAAAGAAAATTTCATAACAAAGAGGATCTTCAGGAATGGGGAGAAATCAATGAGTGGACTAAACTGGAAATTGTAAATAAACCTTCGGCCAGCAAAGTTGAATTTAAAGCTTTTTATACTGATGAGGAAGGGTATAAGCAGCTCCATCACGAATTGTCAAAATTCAAAATGATTCAAAACCGTTGGTTTTATGTGAGTGGAGAATTTTTGGAATAA
- a CDS encoding M3 family metallopeptidase: protein MKNITSVLLISALALNQSCTTMKKTDTQQEIPVPDPSLSSNPLMKKSKLQYEAPEFDKIKNEHFKPAFDFGLKQHDAEILKIANNPEAPTFENTIVALEKSGEVLRRATIVFSNLTSANTNPTLQALDEEYAPIFAAHSDKMYLNENLYKRIKAIKEDGLDPESKKLVQYYKQNFEIAGANLSAADKEKLKQINQELASLSTQYSNKLLEARKQGGVYFSDAKELDGLSADEIEAAATDAKTAGQPGKYLLALQNTTQQPLLQNLKNRATREKLFKASWLRAEKGDGNDTRETIEKLAKLRLKKAQILGKTSFAEWKLQDQMAKTPEAATKLMNQIATPAVETAKREAKDIQDLIDQQKGGFKVEPWDWNFYAEQVRKAKYDLDENQIKPYFEVTTVLEKGVFYAAEKFYGLTFKKRTDLPVYHPDVVTYEVFDHDGKSIAIYYLDFYTRDSKNGGAWMSNFVEQSYLLGTKPVIVNCYNYQKPAPGKPSLISYDDVSTMFHEFGHSIHGMFASQKYPSLSGTSVPRDFVEFPSQINEHWALDPVVLKNYALHYETKQPIPQALVDKIKKASTFNQGYMTTELVSAAALDMDWHTVTNESQLIPVLDFEKQSLASHGFTLATVPPRYHTPYFAHIWGGGYSAGYYAYLWSETLDNDAWEWIKGNGGLTRENGDRFRKYILSVGNSVDLNQAFRDFTGHDPDIKPLLRNRGFIK, encoded by the coding sequence ATGAAAAATATTACATCGGTATTATTAATTTCTGCATTAGCACTTAATCAATCTTGTACTACTATGAAGAAAACCGATACTCAACAGGAAATTCCTGTTCCTGATCCATCTTTATCTTCAAATCCTTTAATGAAGAAAAGCAAGCTTCAGTACGAAGCTCCGGAATTCGATAAAATAAAAAACGAACATTTCAAACCGGCCTTTGATTTTGGTCTGAAGCAGCACGATGCCGAGATCCTGAAAATTGCCAATAATCCTGAAGCGCCTACTTTTGAAAACACTATTGTTGCTTTGGAAAAAAGCGGCGAAGTTTTAAGAAGAGCTACTATTGTATTTTCTAATCTTACCAGTGCTAATACAAACCCTACCCTTCAGGCTTTAGATGAAGAATATGCTCCGATTTTTGCAGCACATTCTGACAAAATGTACCTGAATGAAAATTTATATAAAAGAATCAAGGCTATTAAAGAAGATGGCTTAGATCCTGAAAGTAAAAAACTGGTTCAGTATTACAAACAAAACTTTGAAATTGCAGGCGCTAATCTTTCTGCAGCAGATAAAGAAAAATTAAAGCAGATCAACCAGGAACTGGCTTCGCTTTCTACTCAATATTCCAATAAATTATTGGAGGCAAGAAAGCAGGGAGGCGTCTATTTCTCTGATGCAAAAGAGCTGGATGGACTTTCTGCGGATGAAATAGAAGCTGCAGCTACAGATGCTAAAACGGCAGGACAGCCTGGAAAATATCTTCTCGCACTTCAAAATACAACCCAGCAGCCTCTACTTCAAAACCTGAAAAACAGAGCTACAAGAGAAAAGCTTTTCAAAGCATCATGGCTGAGAGCTGAAAAGGGTGACGGAAATGACACGAGAGAAACCATTGAAAAACTGGCTAAGCTGAGGCTTAAAAAAGCGCAGATCTTAGGTAAAACAAGCTTCGCTGAATGGAAACTTCAAGATCAGATGGCTAAAACACCGGAAGCCGCTACAAAACTGATGAATCAAATTGCTACTCCTGCAGTGGAAACAGCAAAACGTGAAGCAAAAGATATCCAGGACCTTATTGATCAGCAGAAAGGAGGTTTCAAGGTAGAGCCTTGGGACTGGAATTTCTATGCCGAGCAGGTAAGAAAAGCAAAATATGACCTTGATGAAAACCAGATTAAACCTTATTTCGAAGTAACTACTGTTTTGGAAAAAGGAGTTTTCTATGCTGCTGAAAAGTTTTACGGATTGACTTTCAAAAAGAGAACGGATCTTCCTGTTTATCACCCTGACGTGGTAACTTATGAGGTTTTTGACCACGACGGAAAATCTATTGCCATCTATTATCTTGATTTCTATACCAGAGATTCTAAAAACGGAGGTGCCTGGATGAGTAATTTCGTTGAGCAGTCTTATCTTTTAGGAACAAAACCAGTTATTGTTAATTGTTATAATTACCAGAAGCCGGCGCCGGGAAAACCATCTCTAATCAGCTATGATGATGTTTCTACTATGTTCCATGAGTTTGGACACTCTATCCATGGAATGTTTGCAAGCCAGAAATATCCATCGCTTTCAGGAACAAGTGTTCCTAGGGATTTCGTAGAATTCCCATCGCAAATTAATGAGCACTGGGCTTTAGATCCTGTAGTTCTTAAAAATTATGCGCTTCACTATGAAACAAAACAACCGATTCCTCAGGCATTGGTAGACAAAATTAAAAAAGCTTCCACTTTCAACCAGGGATATATGACGACAGAATTGGTTTCTGCGGCAGCTCTGGATATGGACTGGCATACGGTAACCAATGAAAGCCAGCTAATTCCTGTTCTGGATTTTGAAAAACAGTCATTAGCCAGCCACGGATTTACTTTAGCTACAGTACCACCAAGATATCATACGCCTTATTTTGCGCACATCTGGGGTGGAGGATATTCTGCAGGGTACTATGCTTATCTATGGTCTGAAACCCTTGATAATGATGCTTGGGAATGGATAAAAGGTAATGGTGGCTTAACGAGGGAAAACGGTGACCGTTTCAGAAAATATATTCTTTCTGTAGGAAATTCTGTAGATCTTAATCAGGCATTCAGGGATTTCACGGGACATGATCCGGATATCAAGCCTTTATTGAGAAACAGAGGTTTTATAAAATAA